The Campylobacter sp. CN_NE2 genome contains a region encoding:
- the lysM gene encoding peptidoglycan-binding protein LysM produces the protein MGLLSFVANAGKKLLGLGKDEENIKSEIATSLSSEPVENLEIKVEGDTVKISGDASPEALEKAALIAGNVKGITKVEIEGVREDEGDNYYTIVKGDNLSKIAKKFYGDPNKYPVIFEANREVIKDANLIYPGQKIRIPKL, from the coding sequence ATGGGATTACTATCATTTGTTGCAAACGCAGGTAAAAAGTTACTCGGTCTAGGCAAAGACGAAGAGAATATCAAAAGCGAAATCGCTACTAGCCTAAGCTCAGAGCCGGTTGAAAACCTTGAAATCAAAGTTGAGGGCGATACCGTAAAAATCAGCGGCGATGCAAGTCCGGAAGCACTTGAAAAAGCTGCCCTAATCGCAGGAAATGTTAAAGGTATCACAAAAGTAGAAATCGAAGGCGTTAGAGAAGATGAAGGCGATAACTACTACACTATCGTAAAAGGCGATAATCTTTCAAAAATCGCTAAAAAATTCTACGGCGATCCAAACAAATATCCTGTGATTTTCGAAGCAAACAGAGAAGTCATTAAAGATGCAAATTTGATTTACCCAGGTCAAAAAATCAGAATTCCAAAATTATAA
- a CDS encoding PP0621 family protein, whose translation MGKLLSLIIIIALIYFFIVPKFRTKKSESSTKKNKNDENTQNLVLCECCGAFVSEDEIHTKNKQQICNECEKKEK comes from the coding sequence ATGGGAAAACTTTTATCTTTAATCATAATTATAGCTTTGATTTATTTTTTTATAGTGCCAAAATTTCGCACAAAAAAAAGCGAAAGCTCAACCAAAAAAAATAAAAACGACGAAAATACCCAAAATTTGGTGCTTTGCGAGTGTTGCGGTGCTTTTGTAAGCGAAGATGAAATTCATACAAAAAACAAACAACAAATTTGCAATGAGTGCGAAAAAAAGGAAAAATAG
- the argF gene encoding ornithine carbamoyltransferase, which translates to MRHFLSFDDFTKEEILEIIKLGADIKKEAKSGEYKPYLKNQTLAMIFEKSSTRTRVSFETGMYQLGGQAMFLSSRDIQLGRGEPIRDTARVISKMVDMAMLRVYKQSDLVEFAKFSDVPVINGLSDNIHPVQLMADYMTMQELGKEGIVAYIGDGNNMAHSWISLASILGFELRVATPKGYEADHKIIEKALENAKTSGAKIHFTNDPKEAIEGVEVVATDTWISMGQEDEKDRKVKQFEGFCVKTSMMNLAKKDAIFLHCLPAYRGYEVSENVFEKHANEVFLEAENRLHAQKGIMVWLDRQRKK; encoded by the coding sequence ATGAGACATTTTTTATCGTTTGATGACTTCACAAAAGAAGAAATCTTAGAGATTATTAAACTTGGTGCCGATATTAAAAAAGAGGCAAAAAGTGGCGAATACAAGCCGTATCTTAAAAATCAAACTTTGGCTATGATTTTTGAAAAAAGTTCGACTAGAACGCGCGTTAGCTTTGAAACAGGTATGTATCAACTAGGCGGTCAAGCTATGTTTTTAAGTAGCCGTGATATTCAGCTAGGTCGTGGGGAGCCTATCCGCGATACTGCAAGAGTTATTTCAAAAATGGTAGATATGGCAATGCTTAGAGTTTATAAACAAAGCGATTTGGTTGAATTTGCTAAATTTTCAGATGTGCCTGTTATAAACGGACTTAGCGATAATATCCACCCGGTGCAGTTAATGGCTGATTATATGACTATGCAAGAGCTTGGCAAAGAGGGCATTGTGGCTTACATAGGCGACGGAAATAATATGGCTCACTCTTGGATATCACTAGCTTCTATTTTAGGTTTTGAGCTTAGGGTTGCAACACCAAAAGGCTATGAAGCAGACCATAAAATCATAGAAAAAGCATTAGAAAATGCTAAGACAAGTGGCGCAAAAATTCACTTCACAAATGATCCAAAAGAGGCAATCGAAGGCGTTGAGGTTGTTGCGACAGATACTTGGATTTCTATGGGTCAAGAAGATGAAAAAGATCGCAAAGTAAAACAATTTGAAGGATTTTGCGTTAAAACAAGTATGATGAATTTGGCGAAAAAAGACGCTATTTTCTTGCATTGTTTGCCAGCTTATAGGGGCTATGAAGTTAGCGAAAATGTTTTTGAAAAACACGCAAATGAAGTATTTTTAGAAGCTGAAAATAGACTTCATGCGCAAAAAGGAATTATGGTTTGGCTAGATCGTCAAAGGAAAAAATAA
- the htpX gene encoding zinc metalloprotease HtpX, with protein MEKLKTAGLMAGLMLLFMFVGNLIAGQTGMIIAFLVAAGMNFFSYFFSDKLVLKHYKAVEVSRANAAGLYNIVERLADRANLPMPKVYIIPEQVPNAFATGRNPSHAAVAVTEGLLKLMDEKEVEGVLAHEMSHVNHYDILIGSVAAVFAGAIAMLGNFAKVGAATGRNNANNRGGGAFMLLAAIVMPLAASVIQMAISRTREFKADAGAAKLTGHPEWLISALSKLDNYAKNYRMQNANSQTAHMFIINPFSGLKGLTNLFSTHPTTADRIEKLTQIEQELKQIRG; from the coding sequence ATGGAAAAATTAAAAACTGCCGGTTTAATGGCGGGCTTAATGCTTTTATTTATGTTTGTAGGAAATCTAATCGCAGGTCAAACAGGTATGATAATCGCATTTTTGGTGGCAGCGGGAATGAATTTTTTCAGCTATTTTTTCAGCGATAAACTAGTTTTAAAGCACTACAAAGCCGTCGAAGTAAGCAGAGCAAACGCAGCAGGGCTTTATAATATAGTAGAACGCTTAGCAGATAGAGCAAATTTGCCTATGCCAAAGGTTTATATAATCCCCGAGCAAGTGCCAAATGCCTTTGCCACAGGCAGAAACCCTAGCCACGCCGCCGTTGCCGTAACCGAAGGTCTTTTAAAACTAATGGACGAAAAAGAAGTAGAAGGTGTTTTGGCTCACGAAATGAGCCATGTAAATCACTATGATATTTTAATCGGCTCGGTTGCGGCTGTTTTTGCAGGTGCGATTGCTATGCTAGGAAATTTCGCCAAAGTGGGTGCTGCCACAGGCAGAAACAACGCAAACAACCGCGGCGGCGGAGCTTTTATGCTACTAGCAGCTATCGTAATGCCGCTTGCCGCTAGTGTTATCCAAATGGCGATTTCACGCACACGCGAATTTAAAGCCGACGCAGGTGCTGCCAAACTCACAGGACACCCTGAGTGGCTGATTTCGGCTCTATCAAAGCTTGATAATTACGCTAAAAATTATCGTATGCAAAATGCAAATTCGCAAACAGCTCACATGTTTATAATAAATCCATTTAGCGGATTAAAAGGGCTTACGAATTTGTTTTCAACGCACCCGACAACGGCTGATCGCATAGAAAAGCTAACGCAAATCGAGCAAGAGTTAAAACAAATTCGCGGTTAA
- the hemN gene encoding oxygen-independent coproporphyrinogen III oxidase, whose amino-acid sequence MKIDFDAYAKFSKPGPRYTSYPTALEFGRNFSLDEYQNELKNQNSQTPLSLYFHMPFCRSACYFCGCNVIYTSKSDKMDRYLDFVEREMQILSNFLDTSRSVTQMHFGGGTPTYFDAGQLDRHIKNIKKYFKNFSDDAEISCEIDPRFLTPEQLDVLISHGFNRISYGVQDFNEKVQKEIHRIQPFEITQNATKMARDRGIKSINMDLIYGLPYQSLESFKETLRLALSLDPDRFAIFNYAHVPWIKKSMRKFDETSLPSPKVKLEILKFTHDFLTANGYEPIGMDHYSKPSDELHAALKNGTLHRNFQGYTTKGGADLVGIGLTSIGEGKRYYAQNFKDMSEYENAIEQGKLPFFKGILLSDEDLLRKEVVMNLMSNFIVDIKGVEAKFGIKFFEHFKDSLRELEELKDFVQISDEKISVTPTGTLLIRNIAMCFDEYMKFNIGEKKFSKTV is encoded by the coding sequence GTGAAGATTGATTTTGACGCTTATGCGAAATTTTCAAAACCGGGACCAAGATATACTAGTTATCCCACAGCCCTTGAATTTGGTAGAAATTTTAGTTTAGATGAGTATCAAAATGAACTAAAAAATCAAAATTCACAAACGCCGTTGTCGCTGTATTTTCACATGCCATTTTGCAGAAGTGCCTGTTATTTTTGTGGTTGCAATGTGATCTATACGAGCAAAAGCGACAAAATGGATAGATATTTGGATTTTGTTGAAAGAGAAATGCAAATTCTAAGCAATTTTTTGGATACTTCGCGAAGCGTAACTCAAATGCACTTTGGTGGTGGAACTCCGACATATTTTGATGCGGGACAACTCGATCGCCATATAAAAAATATAAAAAAATATTTTAAAAATTTTAGCGATGATGCCGAGATTAGCTGTGAGATTGATCCTAGATTTTTAACGCCAGAACAACTTGATGTTTTGATTTCGCATGGATTTAACCGCATAAGTTACGGCGTTCAAGATTTTAACGAAAAGGTGCAAAAAGAAATTCACCGAATTCAACCTTTTGAGATCACACAAAATGCGACAAAAATGGCACGAGACAGGGGTATAAAATCTATAAATATGGATTTGATTTACGGGCTTCCTTATCAGAGTTTGGAAAGTTTTAAAGAGACTTTGAGATTGGCTTTAAGTCTTGATCCCGATCGCTTTGCGATATTTAACTACGCTCATGTTCCGTGGATAAAAAAATCTATGCGTAAATTTGATGAAACTAGCCTGCCAAGCCCAAAGGTTAAGCTTGAAATTCTTAAATTTACACACGATTTTTTAACTGCTAACGGTTATGAACCAATAGGCATGGATCACTACTCAAAACCAAGCGACGAGCTTCACGCTGCCCTTAAAAACGGCACTCTTCATAGAAATTTTCAAGGCTATACCACAAAAGGCGGAGCGGATTTAGTGGGAATTGGCTTAACTAGTATCGGCGAAGGCAAACGCTACTACGCACAAAATTTTAAAGATATGAGCGAATATGAAAATGCGATAGAGCAGGGCAAATTGCCGTTTTTTAAAGGAATTTTGCTAAGCGATGAAGATTTACTTAGAAAAGAAGTCGTTATGAATTTGATGAGTAACTTTATCGTCGATATTAAGGGAGTTGAAGCTAAATTTGGCATTAAATTCTTCGAGCATTTCAAAGATAGCCTAAGAGAGCTTGAAGAGCTTAAAGATTTTGTGCAAATAAGCGATGAAAAAATCAGCGTAACGCCGACAGGAACGCTTTTGATACGAAATATCGCAATGTGTTTTGATGAGTATATGAAATTTAATATAGGCGAGAAAAAATTCTCAAAAACGGTGTAA
- the hemB gene encoding porphobilinogen synthase: MFKRFRRLRINPNLRDLVRETSLESRNFIYPLFVVSGENVKKEISSMPGVFQMSLDEILKECENLVNLGIKSIILFGIPNLKDSVGSDALSDNGIIATSLRAIKDKFPNLFVITDLCFCEYTDHGHCGIIDPVKQTVDNDATLEISVKQALIHAKNGVDMIAPSGMMDGIISALRDGLDSNGYENLPIMAYSTKFASGYYGPFRDVAESTPHFGDRSSYQMDPANRLEAINESLEDEMQGADILMVKPALAYLDIIRDLREKTLLPICAYNVSGEYALLKAGAKLGVIDYERVMVETLLSIKRAGADMIISYHAKEICEILRRAK, encoded by the coding sequence ATGTTTAAACGATTTAGAAGATTACGCATAAATCCGAATTTAAGGGATTTGGTGCGAGAAACTTCATTAGAAAGTCGCAACTTTATCTATCCGCTTTTTGTCGTAAGTGGCGAAAATGTGAAAAAAGAGATTTCTTCGATGCCGGGTGTTTTTCAAATGAGCCTTGATGAAATTTTAAAAGAGTGCGAAAATTTGGTAAATTTGGGTATAAAAAGCATAATTTTATTTGGAATTCCAAATTTAAAAGATAGCGTTGGAAGCGACGCTTTAAGTGATAACGGCATTATCGCAACTTCGCTTCGAGCGATAAAAGATAAATTTCCAAATTTATTTGTTATTACAGATTTGTGTTTTTGTGAATACACAGATCACGGGCATTGCGGTATCATAGACCCTGTCAAGCAAACCGTCGATAATGACGCAACGCTTGAAATTTCGGTTAAACAGGCTTTGATTCACGCTAAAAATGGTGTCGATATGATAGCTCCAAGCGGTATGATGGACGGCATAATTTCGGCTCTTAGGGACGGACTAGATAGCAACGGATATGAAAATTTGCCGATAATGGCGTATTCGACTAAATTTGCTAGTGGTTATTACGGACCTTTTAGAGATGTAGCTGAAAGCACACCGCATTTTGGCGATAGAAGCTCATATCAAATGGATCCTGCTAATCGCTTAGAGGCGATAAATGAGAGCTTGGAAGATGAAATGCAAGGGGCTGATATTTTAATGGTAAAACCGGCTCTTGCTTATTTAGATATTATTAGAGATTTAAGGGAAAAAACGCTACTTCCGATTTGTGCGTATAATGTAAGCGGAGAGTATGCACTTTTAAAAGCAGGAGCTAAACTTGGTGTGATTGATTATGAAAGGGTTATGGTTGAGACGCTTTTAAGTATCAAAAGGGCAGGTGCGGATATGATAATAAGCTATCATGCAAAAGAAATTTGCGAAATTTTAAGGAGAGCAAAATGA
- a CDS encoding DUF3137 domain-containing protein — translation MNELENFRLNLIKNYNLIKFGLIGAFVPLATMFCYFTDIFDTTPLLVIATTVCICLPPFTVASWITVGIYLALFIALAKFKIEILIILMICLSFVLSYFFIMRHIKEKMQRKFSMFFQSTAFEKCSFDCDLYGEIEFDPLIQSGFFKKHYAFYSDMQISGEICGGVKFEFARLGVHDDINGGDFWGIFFHATLEKSVKQAIFIVPNEIGFENKKCKKVAINDSEFNKIFSVLGGDTESAAQILTPKFMKRLMQFEKRLISLTDNKIYIFLNTGLGDFEPKFTKSVLRENPFLPLKRQILHCLFVTKILNSNL, via the coding sequence ATGAACGAATTAGAAAATTTTAGATTAAACCTTATTAAAAATTATAATCTCATCAAATTTGGCTTAATTGGGGCGTTTGTTCCCCTAGCCACTATGTTTTGCTATTTTACTGACATTTTTGACACTACGCCTTTGCTTGTAATTGCGACGACTGTGTGCATTTGTCTGCCACCATTTACAGTGGCATCTTGGATAACTGTTGGCATTTATCTAGCACTTTTCATAGCTTTGGCTAAATTTAAAATTGAAATTTTGATAATTCTTATGATTTGTCTCTCTTTTGTTCTGTCTTATTTTTTTATTATGCGACATATTAAAGAAAAAATGCAGAGAAAATTCTCAATGTTTTTTCAAAGCACGGCTTTTGAAAAATGCAGTTTTGATTGCGATTTATACGGCGAAATCGAATTTGACCCGTTGATACAAAGCGGATTTTTTAAAAAACATTACGCATTTTACTCAGATATGCAAATATCTGGCGAAATTTGCGGCGGTGTTAAATTTGAATTTGCTAGACTTGGCGTTCATGATGATATAAACGGCGGGGACTTTTGGGGGATATTTTTTCATGCGACACTTGAAAAAAGTGTAAAACAGGCGATTTTTATAGTTCCAAATGAGATTGGTTTTGAAAATAAAAAGTGCAAAAAAGTAGCCATCAATGACAGCGAATTTAATAAAATTTTTAGCGTTCTTGGGGGCGATACAGAGAGTGCGGCACAAATTTTAACGCCTAAATTTATGAAACGATTGATGCAATTTGAAAAAAGGCTTATAAGTTTAACGGATAATAAAATTTATATTTTTCTAAATACTGGCTTGGGCGATTTTGAACCCAAATTTACTAAAAGCGTTTTAAGGGAAAATCCATTTTTACCGCTAAAAAGGCAAATTTTGCATTGTTTGTTTGTGACGAAAATTTTAAATTCAAATTTGTAG
- the rsmG gene encoding 16S rRNA (guanine(527)-N(7))-methyltransferase RsmG produces the protein MNLILPSDFDEKCDKFGECLRKFNQIHSLTNYDDLKEIIADSIKGIEFIPKYPKIALDIGSGAGFPAIFLAMILNLTKWHLYEPNAKKAAFLTYAKVNLGLQNIQIHREKIENSLKLRADLITSRAVMKTKNLVEICDGFYDEKTHFLLYKGSSVEAEISEFLEKFKFAKTQIFNEKTRNYLLISEISEPI, from the coding sequence GTGAATTTGATTTTGCCAAGTGATTTTGATGAAAAATGCGATAAATTCGGCGAGTGTTTGCGTAAATTTAACCAAATTCACAGCCTGACAAACTATGATGATTTAAAAGAGATTATCGCTGATAGCATAAAAGGCATAGAATTTATCCCAAAATACCCAAAAATCGCACTTGACATCGGTAGCGGGGCAGGATTTCCTGCTATATTTTTGGCTATGATTTTAAATTTAACCAAATGGCATTTATACGAGCCAAATGCGAAAAAGGCGGCATTTTTGACATACGCAAAGGTAAATTTAGGTTTGCAAAATATCCAAATTCATAGAGAAAAAATCGAAAATTCGCTAAAATTAAGAGCCGATTTGATAACTTCAAGGGCGGTTATGAAAACTAAAAATTTAGTTGAAATTTGCGACGGATTTTATGATGAAAAAACGCACTTTTTGCTATATAAAGGAAGTAGCGTAGAAGCCGAAATCAGCGAATTTTTAGAAAAGTTTAAATTTGCAAAAACGCAAATTTTTAATGAAAAAACCAGAAATTATCTTTTAATAAGTGAAATTTCAGAACCAATTTAA
- the ribA gene encoding GTP cyclohydrolase II, which yields MKIEISEIANLPSRFGKFKVQSFKENEKEHLVIAKMPFSEVVNVRIHSECLTGDAIGSLKCDCRDQLEESLKFIESNGGMVIYLRQEGRNIGLLNKINAYALQDKGFDTIEANHQLGFKADERTYEIVDFILKHYEIKKINLLTNNPEKLSNLHCVEIVSRIPIIIKSNEFNENYLKTKKDKMGHLL from the coding sequence ATGAAAATTGAAATTTCAGAGATTGCAAATTTGCCATCACGCTTTGGTAAATTTAAAGTGCAGTCTTTTAAAGAAAACGAAAAAGAGCATTTGGTTATCGCTAAAATGCCGTTTAGCGAAGTAGTTAATGTGCGAATTCACTCAGAGTGTCTAACAGGCGATGCGATAGGAAGCTTGAAATGCGATTGTAGAGATCAGCTCGAAGAAAGTCTTAAATTTATTGAATCTAACGGCGGTATGGTGATTTATTTGCGTCAAGAAGGGCGAAATATCGGACTTTTAAATAAAATAAACGCTTACGCACTGCAAGATAAGGGTTTTGATACAATCGAGGCAAATCATCAGCTGGGCTTCAAAGCAGATGAGCGAACTTACGAAATAGTTGATTTTATTTTAAAACATTATGAAATCAAAAAGATAAATTTGCTTACAAACAACCCTGAAAAGCTTTCAAATTTGCATTGTGTGGAGATTGTAAGCCGAATTCCAATCATCATAAAATCAAACGAATTTAACGAAAATTATCTAAAAACAAAAAAAGATAAAATGGGGCATTTGCTGTGA
- a CDS encoding DUF2603 domain-containing protein, with protein sequence MARSSKEKINSPVKKDEIYKKIDKASEILGLSDDEKTIFEITNDPQTNEKKLVLKSGSWEQGEPWFGIDEKGELHTMVSIKSLSNLIQIAKNAMKENFDLKLEKSIWQHVPVDFGDVWVVCMDEIRKITAHNPNISRINIDLDSVVDNVKKEHPNLFVDIKEFIEQKGNISED encoded by the coding sequence TTGGCTAGATCGTCAAAGGAAAAAATAAATTCTCCCGTAAAAAAGGACGAAATTTACAAAAAAATCGATAAAGCAAGTGAAATTTTGGGTCTTAGCGATGATGAAAAAACCATTTTTGAAATCACTAATGACCCGCAAACAAACGAAAAAAAGCTTGTTTTAAAAAGCGGTTCATGGGAGCAGGGTGAGCCTTGGTTTGGGATCGATGAAAAGGGCGAACTTCATACGATGGTTTCGATAAAATCTCTTTCAAATTTAATTCAAATCGCCAAAAATGCGATGAAAGAGAATTTCGATCTCAAACTTGAAAAAAGTATTTGGCAACATGTGCCTGTTGATTTTGGCGATGTTTGGGTTGTGTGTATGGACGAAATTCGTAAGATTACGGCACATAATCCAAATATTTCACGCATAAATATAGATTTGGATAGCGTTGTTGATAATGTAAAAAAAGAGCACCCAAATTTATTTGTAGATATTAAAGAGTTTATTGAGCAGAAAGGTAATATAAGTGAAGATTGA